A window from Acinetobacter sp. 10FS3-1 encodes these proteins:
- a CDS encoding helix-turn-helix domain-containing protein yields MLHKELKDRVPLTPAEFAARLHISARTLQNWEQGRRYPTGPAATLIRILDAHPTLI; encoded by the coding sequence TTGTTGCATAAAGAGCTGAAAGATAGAGTTCCCCTAACCCCGGCAGAGTTTGCTGCACGCTTGCATATCAGCGCAAGAACCTTACAAAACTGGGAACAAGGCCGTCGCTATCCGACTGGTCCTGCAGCGACTTTAATTCGTATCCTGGATGCTCATCCAACTTTAATTTAA